The Doryrhamphus excisus isolate RoL2022-K1 chromosome 1, RoL_Dexc_1.0, whole genome shotgun sequence genome includes a window with the following:
- the bcl11bb gene encoding B-cell lymphoma/leukemia 11B has translation MSRRKQVNPQHLTLSHRETAPAEANDSGTRSPSPTPAALSPRRAGPEEHDLLTCGQCQTNFPLGDILVFIEHKRRLCRGPAQGVPGTFSKPGEAGCTISIPVSPRVRSLEMGRGPLPVEVGIQVTPGRDDDPERRMTPAKGICPKQEKGDKDEPSSYICTSCKQTFTSAWFLLQHAQHTHGIRIYLDNHPANCSLTPRMALPPPPGADALPRSPLPTFLGDTNNPFHLLRMAAPLLREHPPPPGFMETRLPATPPFVSPPPPPRPPLERLGPEEMGLLSQHPSAFERVMRLTPMEPPSMDFSRRLRELAGNTNNNGGPTPPLSPNRVPPMHRLLSPTLFQPGSKPPAFLTYAPQPPTSQAGHGSSSPPDAQGQNQAAAKAKSCEFCGKIFKFQSNLIVHRRSHTGERPYKCHLCDHACSQASKLKRHMKTHMHNKSGSMGGSPEPGNRGEGGEGEEKSHEADARGVSMDNEEEEEEEEEEEEEEEEEEELRNGSRPDSNLSEDSQEFNPNRENGPRQSPKEKHLGGERVGESGGVGIMHPYNHLDNHLRLNPNKRSLERQPNGDGTNGGNLERERQSDREQDKEQDEQDARPMMNGRISVSEVESFPGLFQRRPTPITSPSPSNNNKRIKIEREQLELPPTLPLISPENVYSQLLAGYAASRHFIREPFLGFTDSRQSPFATSSEHSSSETGSLRFSTPPGELMEGGSASGRSGSSTPHLLRGPGPGRPPSSKDRRNDTCEYCGKVFKNCSNLTVHRRSHTGERPYKCDLCSYACAQSSKLTRHMKTHGQFGKEVYRCDICHMPFSVYSTLEKHMKKWHGEHLMASEVKLEQADRS, from the exons ATGTCCCGCCGCAAGCAGGTGAACCCGCAGCACTTGACGTTGAGCCACAGGGAGACGGCGCCAG CCGAGGCCAATGACTCGGGGACAAGATCTCCGTCTCCCACGCCGGCCGCCCTCAGCCCCAGGAGGGCGGGGCCCGAGGAGCACGACCTGCTGACGTGCGGCCAGTGCCAAACCAACTTCCCGCTGGGAGACATCCTGGTCTTCATCGAGCACAAGAGGCGGCTGTGCCGGGGACCCGCCCAGGGGGTGCCGGGCACCTTCTCCAAGCCCGGGGAAGCCGGGTGCACCATCAGCATCCCCGTCTCCCCCAGGGTACGCTCCTTGGAGATGGGAAGGGGGCCTCTCCCCGTGGAGGTGGGCATCCAGGTGACCCCCGGGAGGGACGATGACCCCGAGAGGAGGATGACTCCGGCCAAGGGGATTTGCCCCAAGCAGGAGAAAGGAG ACAAAGATGAGCCCTCCAGCTACATCTGCACCAGCTGCAAGCAGACTTTCACCAGCGCCTGGTTCCTGCTCCAGCACGCCCAGCACACTCATGGCATCCGCATCTACCTGGACAACCACCCGGCCAACTGCTCCCTCACCCCCCGCATGGCCCTGCCGCCCCCGCCGGGTGCCGACGCCCTGCCCCGCTCGCCTCTGCCGACATTCCTGGGCGACACCAACAACCCCTTCCACCTCCTTCGCATGGCCGCGCCCTTGCTCAGGGAACACCCTCCACCCCCGGGCTTCATGGAGACCCGGCTGCCCGCCACACCACCCTTTGTCagccccccacctcctcccagACCCCCACTGGAGCGACTGGGCCCGGAGGAGATGGGGCTGCTCTCCCAGCACCCCAGTGCCTTCGAGAGGGTGATGCGGTTGACACCCATGGAGCCCCCGTCTATGGACTTCTCTCGACGGCTGAGAGAACTGGCAGGCAACACCAACAACAACGGGGGTCCCACACCCCCCCTGTCGCCCAACCGGGTGCCACCCATGCACCGCTTGCTCAGCCCCACGCTCTTCCAGCCAGGTTCCAAACCGCCGGCCTTCCTCACCTATGCTCCGCAGCCGCCCACCTCCCAGGCGGGACACGGCTCCTCAAGCCCCCCTGACGCCCAGGGTCAGAACCAGGCGGCAGCCAAAGCCAAGTCGTGCGAGTTCTGCGGCAAGATCTTCAAGTTCCAGAGCAACCTGATTGTACACCGCCGCAGCCACACCGGAGAGAGGCCGTACAAATGTCACCTGTGCGACCACGCCTGCTCCCAGGCCAGCAAGCTCAAGAggcacatgaaaacacacatgcacaacaaGTCCGGCTCCATGGGGGGCTCCCCTGAGCCAGGAAACAGAGGCGAGGGAGGCGAAGGTGAGGAAAAGAGCCACGAGGCTGATGCAAGAGGGGTGAGCATGGacaacgaggaggaggaggaagaggaggaggaggaagaagaggaggaggaagaggaagaggagctgaGGAACGGAAGTCGGCCGGACTCTAACTTAAGCGAGGACTCGCAGGAGTTCAACCCCAACAGGGAGAACGggcccaggcagtctcccaagGAGAAGCACCTGGGCGGGGAGCGCGTGGGTGAGAGTGGGGGGGTGGGCATCATGCATCCCTACAACCATCTGGACAATCATCTCAGACTGAACCCCAACAAGAGGAGCCTGGAAAGGCAGCCTAATGGGGACGGCACCAACGGGGGCAACCTGGAGCGGGAGCGGCAGAGCGACAGGGAGCAGGACAAGGAGCAGGACGAGCAGGACGCCCGTCCTATGATGAACGGCAGGATCAGCGTGTCCGAAGTCGAATCCTTCCCGGGGCTTTTCCAGCGGCGACCCACCCCCATCACCAGCCCCAGCCcgtccaacaacaacaaaaggatCAAGATTGAGAGGGAGCAGCTGGAGCTCCCGCCGACGCTCCCGCTCATCTCCCCGGAAAACGTCTACTCCCAGCTCCTGGCCGGCTACGCTGCCTCGCGCCACTTCATTCGGGAGCCCTTCTTGGGGTTCACCGACTCCCGCCAGTCCCCTTTCGCCACCTCCTCGGAGCACTCCTCTTCCGAGACGGGCAGCCTGAGATTCTCCACGCCGCCGGGCGAGCTGATGGAGGGCGGCAGCGCATCAGGCCGCAGCGGCAGCAGCACGCCGCACCTCCTGCGCGGACCCGGGCCCGGCCGGCCGCCGAGCTCCAAGGACCGGCGCAACGACACGTGCGAGTACTGCGGCAAGGTGTTCAAGAACTGCAGCAACCTGACCGTGCACCGGCGCAGCCACACAGGCGAGAGGCCCTACAAGTGCGACCTGTGCAGCTACGCCTGTGCCCAGAGCTCCAAGCTGACGCGCCACATGAAGACGCACGGCCAGTTCGGCAAGGAGGTGTACCGCTGCGACATCTGCCACATGCCCTTCAGCGTGTACAGCACGCTGGAGAAACACATGAAGAAGTGGCACGGCGAACACTTGATGGCCAGCGAGGTCAAACTGGAGCAAGCAGACAGAAGCTAG